A region of Pseudomonas putida DNA encodes the following proteins:
- a CDS encoding Ldh family oxidoreductase produces the protein MSAPSTGTVVRVPFTELQNLLQAIFQRHGCSATVAQVLAHNCASAQRDGAHSHGVFRMPGYVSTLASGWVDGQARPKVSDVAAGYVGVDAAGGFAQPALAAARELLVAKARNAGIAVLAIHNSHHFAALWPDVEPFAEEGLVALSVVNSMTCVVPHGARKPLFGTNPIAFAAPCAEHDPIVFDMATSAMAHGDVQIAARAGQQLPEGMGVDAAGQPTTDPKAILEGGALLPFGGHKGSALSMMVELLAAALTGGHFSWEFDWSGHPGAKTPWTGQLIIVIDPSKAEGERFAQRSRELVEQMQAVGLTRMPGERRYREREVAEEEGVALTEQELQGLNALLG, from the coding sequence ATGTCCGCACCTTCCACCGGCACCGTCGTGCGCGTGCCTTTTACCGAGCTGCAGAACCTGTTGCAGGCGATCTTCCAGCGTCATGGCTGCAGTGCAACCGTGGCCCAGGTACTGGCCCACAACTGCGCCAGTGCCCAGCGCGATGGCGCTCACAGCCATGGCGTGTTCCGTATGCCGGGCTATGTCTCGACCCTGGCCAGTGGCTGGGTCGATGGCCAAGCCAGGCCGAAGGTCAGCGATGTGGCGGCTGGCTATGTAGGCGTCGATGCAGCGGGCGGTTTTGCTCAGCCGGCGCTGGCAGCGGCCCGTGAGCTGTTGGTGGCCAAGGCACGCAACGCTGGCATTGCTGTGCTGGCGATTCACAACTCGCACCACTTCGCGGCACTGTGGCCGGATGTAGAGCCGTTCGCCGAAGAGGGCCTGGTGGCCCTGAGCGTGGTCAACAGCATGACCTGCGTGGTGCCGCACGGTGCACGCAAACCCTTGTTCGGCACCAACCCCATTGCCTTTGCAGCGCCCTGCGCCGAACACGACCCGATCGTCTTCGACATGGCTACCAGCGCCATGGCCCATGGTGACGTGCAGATCGCCGCACGGGCCGGCCAACAGCTACCTGAGGGTATGGGCGTGGATGCCGCAGGCCAGCCCACCACCGACCCCAAGGCGATCCTGGAAGGCGGCGCCTTGCTGCCGTTTGGCGGGCACAAGGGCTCGGCGTTGTCGATGATGGTGGAGCTGCTAGCGGCGGCCCTGACGGGTGGGCATTTCTCTTGGGAGTTCGATTGGTCCGGGCATCCTGGGGCCAAGACCCCCTGGACGGGGCAATTGATCATCGTCATCGACCCGAGCAAGGCCGAAGGCGAGCGGTTTGCCCAGCGCAGCCGCGAGCTGGTCGAGCAAATGCAGGCAGTGGGCTTGACGCGGATGCCAGGGGAGCGGCGTTACCGCGAGCGTGAGGTGGCCGAGGAGGAGGGCGTGGCACTGACCGAGCAGGAGTTGCAGGGCCTGAACGCACTGCTGGGCTGA
- a CDS encoding transporter substrate-binding domain-containing protein has protein sequence MNKTMAMVGACALLLTGAASAETLRFATEGAYPPFNYVDANNQLHGFDIDITHALCEQMKVECTLVAQDWEGIIPALMARKYDAVVASMIDTEERRKKIAFTDHYYRTPLTVAVAKDSKISDAQNNFVGYTVGAQSSSTQAIYAEDVYGKAGADVKLYPTMDEANADLAAGRLDGVIADKFPLHEWMNKNGQDCCKILGDVADTKADAAIAVRKDDEALRQRLNTALQQIVANGTYQKIASKYFAFDIYN, from the coding sequence ATGAACAAGACCATGGCTATGGTGGGTGCGTGTGCCCTGCTGCTGACGGGCGCCGCCAGTGCCGAAACCCTGCGCTTCGCCACCGAGGGCGCCTACCCGCCCTTCAACTATGTCGACGCCAATAACCAGCTGCACGGCTTCGACATCGACATTACCCACGCCTTGTGCGAACAGATGAAAGTCGAGTGCACGCTGGTGGCCCAGGATTGGGAAGGCATCATCCCGGCCCTGATGGCACGCAAGTATGACGCGGTGGTCGCATCAATGATCGACACCGAAGAGCGCCGCAAGAAAATCGCCTTCACCGACCATTACTACCGCACTCCGCTGACCGTGGCCGTGGCCAAGGACAGCAAGATCAGCGACGCCCAGAACAACTTCGTCGGCTACACCGTTGGCGCCCAGTCCTCGTCGACCCAGGCCATCTATGCCGAAGACGTTTACGGCAAAGCGGGTGCCGACGTGAAACTGTACCCGACCATGGACGAGGCCAACGCCGACCTGGCTGCGGGCCGCCTGGACGGTGTGATCGCCGACAAGTTCCCCCTGCACGAGTGGATGAACAAGAACGGCCAGGACTGCTGCAAGATCCTCGGCGACGTCGCCGACACCAAGGCCGACGCGGCCATTGCCGTGCGCAAGGACGACGAAGCGCTGCGCCAGCGCCTGAATACCGCGCTGCAACAGATCGTTGCCAACGGTACCTACCAGAAGATCGCCAGCAAGTACTTCGCTTTCGATATCTACAACTGA
- a CDS encoding amino acid ABC transporter ATP-binding protein, whose translation MTAPLSLASLAPEPDPRPVLIRIEGLNKHYGAYHVLRDINLQVREGERIVLCGPSGSGKSTLIRCINRLEVAEQGSVKVDGTDLAATTRQASQIRSEIGMVFQHFNLFPHMSVLDNCLLAPTSVRGLSRKDAEERARMYLCKVGIECQAHKYPSQLSGGQQQRVAIARALCMKPRIMLFDEPTSALDPEMVAEVLDVLVQLAGTGMTMLCVTHEMGFARQVAERVLFLEGGQIIEDSPPQVFFNQPKTERAKGFLAQILH comes from the coding sequence ATGACCGCCCCTTTGAGCCTTGCCAGCCTCGCACCAGAACCCGACCCACGCCCCGTGCTGATCCGCATCGAGGGCCTGAACAAGCACTATGGTGCGTACCATGTGTTGCGCGACATCAACCTGCAGGTGCGCGAAGGCGAGCGCATCGTGCTGTGCGGCCCCTCCGGTTCGGGCAAGTCGACCCTGATCCGCTGCATCAACCGCCTGGAAGTGGCCGAACAAGGCAGCGTCAAGGTGGATGGCACCGACCTGGCCGCCACCACGCGTCAGGCCAGCCAGATCCGCAGCGAGATCGGTATGGTGTTCCAACACTTCAACCTGTTCCCGCACATGAGCGTGCTCGACAACTGCCTGCTGGCGCCCACCAGCGTGCGCGGCCTGTCGCGCAAGGACGCCGAAGAGCGGGCGCGGATGTACCTGTGCAAGGTCGGTATCGAATGCCAGGCGCACAAATACCCCAGCCAGCTTTCCGGCGGCCAGCAACAGCGCGTGGCCATTGCCCGCGCCCTGTGCATGAAGCCGCGCATCATGCTGTTCGATGAGCCGACCTCGGCACTGGACCCGGAGATGGTTGCCGAGGTGCTGGATGTGCTGGTGCAACTGGCTGGTACGGGCATGACGATGCTGTGTGTCACCCATGAAATGGGCTTTGCCCGGCAGGTAGCCGAGCGGGTGCTGTTTCTTGAGGGCGGGCAGATCATCGAGGACAGCCCGCCGCAGGTGTTCTTCAATCAGCCCAAGACAGAGCGGGCCAAAGGGTTCCTGGCGCAGATTCTGCACTGA
- a CDS encoding ABC transporter permease, whose product MNFEQWLAVVLDPDLLERYGPRFVDGLLVTAKLVAISFTLGAVLGLLLALARLSRSQVLQRISAGYVYFFRGSPLLAQLFLLYYGLGSLKGFWQDVGLWWFFREAWFCTLLAFTLNTAAYQAEIFRGSLMAVAPGQYEAARALNLSRTTTFFKVILPQSLLVAIGPLGNELILMIKASAIASLVTIYDLMGVTKLAFSRSFDFQIYLWAAVLYLVIVELVRRLLKHLEARLGRHLN is encoded by the coding sequence ATGAACTTCGAACAATGGCTGGCGGTAGTCCTCGACCCCGACCTGCTGGAACGCTACGGCCCACGCTTCGTCGATGGCCTGCTGGTGACGGCCAAACTGGTGGCAATCTCCTTTACCCTCGGTGCCGTGCTCGGCCTGTTGCTGGCGCTGGCACGCTTGTCGCGCAGCCAAGTGCTGCAGCGCATTTCAGCCGGGTATGTGTACTTCTTCCGCGGCTCGCCGCTGCTGGCCCAGTTGTTCCTGCTTTATTACGGCCTCGGCTCGTTGAAAGGTTTTTGGCAGGACGTCGGCCTGTGGTGGTTCTTCCGCGAAGCGTGGTTCTGCACGTTGCTGGCATTCACCCTGAACACCGCCGCCTATCAGGCCGAGATTTTCCGCGGCAGCCTGATGGCGGTCGCGCCTGGGCAGTACGAGGCAGCGCGGGCGCTGAACCTGAGCCGTACGACCACCTTCTTCAAGGTGATCCTGCCGCAGTCATTGCTGGTGGCCATCGGCCCACTGGGCAATGAACTGATCCTGATGATCAAGGCCAGCGCCATTGCTTCGCTGGTGACCATCTACGACCTGATGGGCGTGACCAAACTGGCGTTCTCGCGCAGTTTCGACTTCCAGATCTACCTGTGGGCCGCCGTGCTTTACCTGGTGATCGTCGAGCTGGTGCGGCGCCTCCTGAAACACCTGGAAGCCCGCCTGGGCCGCCACCTGAACTGA
- a CDS encoding MurR/RpiR family transcriptional regulator, which yields MSQLIKQRLENSLQGAAASGRTIASYMLANLHELPFQTSASIAAKLGVSESSVGRFCRSLGYAHLKALKQDLQSDLGDGPWLVGDRLQDYRQNHDARDNAGSLELEIAALVRVHEYRQSEPWHRAAQRLASKPRVFVAGFQTERGVAMCMSHLLQYLRDGVQLVDISAGHFGDVLLGRAADSALVVFEARRYSRHALQLCQKAREAGIAVTLVTDTFCDWADANADEVFRIPTEFNLFWESTATMLSWVHLMVNEVCKKLGPDVEKRLEATAALHNEFVGYTSWPSAKQQ from the coding sequence ATGAGCCAACTGATCAAGCAACGCCTGGAAAACAGCCTGCAAGGGGCTGCCGCCTCAGGCCGCACGATCGCCAGCTACATGCTCGCCAACCTGCATGAACTGCCCTTCCAGACCTCGGCCAGCATTGCCGCCAAGCTCGGCGTCAGCGAATCCAGTGTCGGCCGTTTCTGCCGCTCGTTAGGTTATGCCCACCTCAAGGCGCTCAAGCAAGACCTGCAGAGCGACCTGGGCGATGGCCCATGGCTGGTGGGTGACCGCTTGCAAGACTACCGCCAGAATCATGATGCCCGCGACAACGCCGGCAGCCTGGAGCTGGAAATCGCCGCCCTGGTACGTGTGCACGAGTACCGCCAGAGCGAGCCATGGCACCGCGCGGCGCAACGCCTGGCGAGCAAACCGCGGGTATTTGTCGCCGGCTTTCAGACCGAACGCGGCGTCGCCATGTGCATGAGCCACCTGCTGCAATACCTGCGCGATGGCGTACAGCTGGTCGACATCAGCGCCGGGCATTTCGGTGACGTGCTGCTGGGCCGCGCCGCAGACAGCGCCCTGGTGGTGTTCGAGGCCCGCCGCTATTCACGCCACGCCCTGCAGCTGTGCCAGAAGGCGCGCGAGGCTGGCATTGCGGTCACCCTGGTGACCGACACCTTCTGTGACTGGGCCGATGCCAACGCCGACGAGGTGTTCCGCATCCCCACCGAGTTCAATCTGTTCTGGGAATCCACCGCGACCATGCTGTCGTGGGTGCACCTGATGGTCAACGAGGTCTGCAAGAAGCTCGGGCCGGATGTTGAAAAACGCTTGGAAGCGACTGCCGCTCTACATAACGAATTCGTCGGCTACACCTCGTGGCCGTCGGCAAAACAACAATAG
- the kdgD gene encoding 5-dehydro-4-deoxyglucarate dehydratase gives MNPQELKSILSHGLLSFPVTDFNAQGDFNQAGYIKRLEWLAPYGASALFAAGGTGEFFSLAASEYSQVIKTAVDTCATSVPILAGVGGSTRQAIEYAQEAERLGAKGLLLLPHYLTEASQEGVAAHVEAVCKSVKIGVVVYNRNVCRLNADLLEKLAERCPNLIGYKDGLGDIELMVSIRRRLGDRFSYLGGLPTAEVYAAAYKALGVPVYSSAVFNFVPKTAMDFYHAIAREDHATVGKLIDDFFLPYLDIRNRKAGYAVSIVKAGAKLAGYDAGPVRTPLTDLTAEEYEMLAALMDKMGPQ, from the coding sequence ATGAATCCACAAGAACTGAAATCCATCCTCTCCCACGGCCTGCTGTCTTTCCCAGTCACCGACTTCAACGCCCAGGGTGATTTCAACCAGGCGGGCTACATCAAGCGTCTGGAATGGCTCGCCCCCTACGGCGCCAGCGCCCTGTTCGCCGCCGGGGGGACCGGTGAGTTCTTCTCCCTGGCTGCCAGCGAGTACAGCCAGGTGATCAAGACCGCTGTCGATACCTGCGCCACCTCGGTGCCGATCCTCGCCGGTGTCGGTGGCTCGACCCGCCAGGCCATCGAATACGCGCAAGAAGCCGAGCGCCTGGGTGCCAAGGGCCTGCTGCTGCTGCCCCACTACCTGACCGAAGCCAGCCAGGAAGGCGTCGCCGCCCACGTCGAGGCCGTGTGCAAATCGGTGAAGATTGGTGTGGTGGTCTACAACCGTAACGTCTGCCGGTTGAATGCCGACCTGCTGGAAAAGCTCGCCGAGCGCTGCCCGAACCTGATCGGCTACAAGGACGGCCTGGGTGACATCGAGCTGATGGTGTCGATCCGTCGCCGTCTGGGCGATCGTTTCAGCTACCTGGGTGGTCTGCCGACCGCTGAGGTGTATGCTGCGGCCTACAAGGCCCTGGGCGTGCCGGTCTACTCCTCCGCCGTGTTCAACTTTGTGCCGAAGACCGCGATGGACTTCTACCACGCGATTGCCCGCGAGGACCACGCCACCGTGGGCAAGCTGATCGACGATTTCTTCCTGCCGTACCTGGACATCCGTAACCGCAAGGCCGGTTACGCGGTCAGCATCGTCAAGGCCGGCGCCAAGCTCGCCGGGTACGACGCCGGCCCGGTGCGCACGCCGCTGACCGACCTGACCGCTGAAGAATACGAAATGCTCGCAGCCCTGATGGACAAGATGGGTCCGCAATAA
- a CDS encoding NAD(P)/FAD-dependent oxidoreductase has protein sequence MHCQTLVLGAGIVGVSTALHLQARGRQVILIDRDEPGSGTSHGNAGLIERSSVIPYAFPRQAGALLRYGLNRQPDVRYSLLHLPKAAPWLWRYWRQSAPGRLAGAAADMLPLVQRCVEEHDALIEAAGLEGLVQAKGWIEVFRDPALFKQAKDEVKGLSRYGLQYEILECGQLQAREHQLDSTVVGGIHWLDPKTVNNPGGLTRGYAALFVQRGGQFLHGDARSLRQVQGQWQVDSQRGAITADEVVACLGPQSADLYEGLGYQIPLAIKRGYHMHYTTRDGAQLEHSVCDTQGGYVLAPMARGVRLTTGIEFAASDAPGNEIQLRRCEALARRLFPALGERLDDTPWLGRRPCLPDMRPVIGPAPRHPGLWFNFGHAHHGLTLGPVSGRLLAELLTGEHPFTDPAPYSATRFD, from the coding sequence ATGCATTGCCAGACTCTCGTCCTCGGCGCCGGCATTGTCGGCGTCAGCACCGCGCTGCACCTGCAGGCGCGTGGGCGCCAGGTGATTCTGATCGACCGCGATGAACCCGGCAGCGGTACCAGCCATGGCAACGCCGGGCTGATCGAGCGCTCCAGCGTCATCCCGTATGCCTTCCCACGGCAAGCGGGTGCGCTGCTGCGTTACGGCCTGAACCGCCAGCCAGATGTGCGCTACAGCCTGTTGCACTTGCCCAAGGCCGCACCCTGGCTGTGGCGCTACTGGCGCCAGTCGGCGCCGGGGCGCCTGGCGGGTGCCGCCGCCGACATGCTGCCGCTGGTACAGCGCTGCGTCGAGGAACATGACGCCCTGATCGAGGCCGCCGGCCTTGAAGGGCTGGTACAGGCCAAGGGCTGGATCGAGGTGTTCCGCGACCCGGCCCTGTTCAAACAGGCCAAGGACGAGGTCAAAGGCCTGAGCCGCTACGGGCTGCAATACGAGATTCTCGAATGCGGGCAATTGCAGGCCCGCGAGCATCAGTTGGACAGCACCGTGGTCGGCGGCATTCATTGGCTCGACCCGAAGACCGTGAACAACCCCGGCGGCCTCACCCGCGGCTATGCCGCGCTGTTCGTCCAGCGTGGCGGGCAGTTCCTGCATGGCGATGCGCGCAGCCTACGCCAGGTCCAAGGGCAATGGCAGGTCGACAGCCAGCGCGGCGCCATCACCGCAGACGAAGTGGTCGCTTGCCTCGGCCCACAGTCGGCGGACCTCTACGAAGGCCTTGGCTACCAGATCCCGCTGGCAATCAAGCGCGGCTACCACATGCACTACACCACCCGTGACGGTGCGCAACTTGAACACTCGGTCTGCGATACCCAAGGCGGCTACGTGCTGGCGCCCATGGCCCGAGGCGTGCGCCTGACCACCGGCATCGAGTTTGCTGCCAGCGACGCGCCAGGCAACGAAATCCAGCTGCGCCGCTGCGAGGCCTTGGCCCGGCGCTTGTTCCCGGCGCTCGGCGAACGCCTCGACGACACCCCTTGGCTTGGCCGTCGCCCGTGCCTGCCGGACATGCGCCCGGTGATTGGCCCTGCCCCTCGGCACCCAGGCCTGTGGTTCAACTTCGGGCACGCCCACCATGGCCTCACCCTTGGCCCGGTCAGTGGCCGGCTGCTGGCAGAGCTGCTGACCGGCGAGCACCCCTTTACCGATCCTGCGCCCTACAGCGCGACCCGTTTCGACTGA
- a CDS encoding gamma-glutamyl-gamma-aminobutyrate hydrolase family protein — MSNSNIGNKKPSLRKPVVLMTMGSQERKGHDYQVMTHKYITPLVEFADCVPVLVPTCCGTEDLETYLDMADGVYLTGAGSNIDPALYGQENETPGKGQDKARDLFDIPLVKAAIKRGLPIFGICRGMQEINVALGGDIYQKVYAEPGFNDHRENPEDPVEVQYAQVHGVKIKPGSWLRDTLGCDEIRVNSLHGQGLRNLGKGLEPIALAEDGLVEAIHAPSISPFLFAVQWHPEWQAAKNPDSIKIFQAFGDACRAQVRKAQVKHHQAA; from the coding sequence ATGTCCAACAGCAACATTGGCAACAAGAAACCCTCCCTGCGCAAACCCGTCGTCCTGATGACCATGGGCAGCCAAGAGCGCAAAGGCCATGACTATCAGGTCATGACCCACAAATACATCACTCCGCTGGTCGAATTCGCCGATTGCGTCCCGGTCCTGGTACCCACCTGCTGTGGCACCGAAGACCTCGAGACCTATCTGGACATGGCCGACGGCGTCTACCTGACCGGTGCCGGCAGCAACATCGACCCGGCCCTGTATGGCCAGGAAAACGAAACCCCAGGCAAAGGCCAGGACAAGGCACGCGACCTGTTCGACATCCCGCTGGTCAAGGCGGCCATCAAGCGTGGCCTGCCGATCTTCGGCATCTGCCGTGGCATGCAGGAAATCAACGTAGCCCTGGGTGGCGACATCTACCAGAAGGTGTACGCCGAGCCCGGCTTCAACGACCACCGGGAAAACCCCGAAGACCCGGTCGAGGTGCAGTACGCTCAGGTGCATGGCGTGAAGATCAAGCCGGGCAGCTGGCTGCGCGACACCCTGGGCTGCGACGAGATCCGTGTGAACTCGCTGCATGGCCAAGGCCTGCGCAACCTGGGTAAAGGCCTCGAGCCAATCGCCCTCGCCGAAGACGGCCTGGTCGAGGCAATCCATGCCCCGAGCATTTCGCCCTTCCTGTTCGCGGTGCAGTGGCACCCGGAGTGGCAAGCCGCGAAAAACCCTGATTCGATCAAGATCTTCCAGGCCTTCGGCGACGCTTGCCGCGCCCAGGTTCGCAAGGCCCAAGTCAAGCACCATCAAGCTGCCTGA
- a CDS encoding MFS transporter encodes MQATKKTHVRYLILFMLFLVTTINYADRATIAIAGSSLQKDLGIDAVTLGYIFSAFGWAYVAGQIPGGWLLDRFGSKNVYAFSIFTWSLFTLLQGFVGGLPVAWAVVTLFTLRFLVGFAEAPSFPGNARIVAAWFPTAERGTASAIFNSAQYFATALFAPIMGWIVFSFGWEHVFVVMGGLGILFSYVWMKTIHNPKQHPRISQSELEHIEQNGGLVDMDQKRGSDGPKWGYIKQLLTSRMLLGVYLGQYCINAITYFFLTWFPVYLVQEREMTILKAGIIASLPAICGFIGGVLGGVLSDWLLRRGNSLTFSRKLPIVCGLLLSTTMVFCNYVDAEWMVVGFMTLAFFGKGIGALGWAVVADTSPKQIAGLSGGLFNTFGNIASITTPIVIGYIISATGSFKWALVYVGANALVAVFSYLVIVGPIKRIELHEAPKAEADVAANGDLASARH; translated from the coding sequence ATGCAAGCGACTAAAAAGACGCATGTGCGCTACCTGATCCTGTTCATGCTGTTTCTGGTGACCACGATCAACTATGCCGACCGCGCCACCATTGCAATCGCAGGCTCCAGCCTGCAGAAAGACCTCGGCATTGACGCCGTCACCCTCGGTTATATCTTCTCCGCCTTTGGATGGGCTTACGTGGCTGGCCAGATACCTGGTGGCTGGCTGCTCGACCGTTTCGGCTCCAAGAATGTCTACGCCTTCAGCATCTTTACCTGGTCGCTGTTCACCCTGCTGCAAGGGTTTGTCGGTGGCCTTCCGGTGGCGTGGGCAGTGGTCACGTTGTTCACCCTGCGCTTTCTGGTCGGTTTCGCCGAAGCCCCGTCGTTCCCGGGCAACGCCCGTATCGTCGCGGCCTGGTTCCCCACCGCAGAACGCGGCACGGCGTCGGCCATCTTCAACTCGGCACAGTACTTCGCCACCGCACTGTTCGCCCCGATCATGGGCTGGATTGTGTTCAGCTTCGGCTGGGAACACGTATTCGTGGTGATGGGCGGCCTCGGCATCCTGTTCTCCTACGTGTGGATGAAGACCATTCACAACCCCAAGCAGCACCCACGCATCAGCCAAAGCGAGCTTGAACACATCGAGCAAAACGGCGGCCTGGTGGACATGGACCAGAAACGCGGCAGCGACGGCCCGAAATGGGGCTACATCAAGCAGTTGCTGACCAGCCGCATGCTGCTGGGCGTTTACCTGGGCCAGTACTGCATCAACGCCATCACCTACTTCTTCCTGACCTGGTTCCCGGTGTACCTGGTGCAGGAGCGTGAGATGACCATCCTCAAGGCCGGCATCATCGCCTCGCTGCCGGCCATTTGCGGCTTCATCGGCGGCGTGCTGGGCGGGGTGCTGTCGGATTGGCTGCTGCGCCGTGGCAACTCGCTGACCTTCTCGCGCAAGCTGCCGATTGTCTGCGGCCTGTTGCTGTCGACCACCATGGTCTTCTGCAACTACGTCGATGCGGAGTGGATGGTGGTCGGCTTCATGACCCTGGCCTTCTTCGGCAAGGGCATTGGCGCCCTGGGCTGGGCCGTGGTCGCCGACACCTCGCCCAAGCAGATAGCCGGCCTCTCGGGCGGCCTGTTCAACACCTTCGGCAACATCGCGTCGATCACCACGCCCATCGTCATCGGCTACATCATCAGCGCCACTGGCTCGTTCAAATGGGCCCTGGTGTATGTGGGTGCCAACGCCCTGGTCGCGGTGTTCAGCTACCTGGTGATCGTCGGCCCGATCAAGCGCATCGAGCTGCATGAAGCCCCAAAGGCTGAAGCCGACGTCGCCGCCAATGGCGACTTGGCCAGCGCCCGACACTGA
- a CDS encoding ABC transporter permease — MLDQLSLLSFASGGWGQALLAGALVTVSLALACLPIGLPLGLVVALAARSRKRLPRAWATTFSTVFRGLPELLTLLIIYYGCQIAAQKVLAAMGYQGEFLINTFLAAMIAFSLVFAAFSSEIWLAAFKTLPKGQLEACTALGLSKRTGFFKVVLPQLTRIALPGLSNNWLSLLKDTSLVSTISLVDLMRQTNLAVSVTKEPMFFYGVACLGYLLFSAVSGRVFAFIERRSSRHLQGARA, encoded by the coding sequence ATGCTCGATCAATTGTCCTTGCTGTCCTTCGCCAGCGGAGGCTGGGGCCAAGCGTTGCTGGCCGGCGCCCTGGTCACCGTTTCGCTGGCCCTCGCCTGCCTACCCATCGGCCTGCCGCTGGGCTTGGTCGTGGCACTTGCGGCGCGCTCGCGCAAACGCCTGCCACGGGCCTGGGCCACGACCTTTTCTACCGTGTTCCGCGGCCTGCCCGAACTGCTGACCTTGCTGATCATCTATTACGGCTGCCAGATCGCGGCGCAGAAAGTGCTGGCCGCCATGGGTTACCAAGGCGAGTTCCTGATCAACACGTTCCTCGCCGCCATGATCGCGTTCAGCCTGGTGTTTGCCGCGTTCTCCAGCGAAATCTGGCTGGCGGCGTTCAAGACCCTGCCCAAAGGGCAGCTTGAAGCGTGCACGGCGCTGGGCCTGAGCAAACGCACAGGCTTCTTCAAGGTGGTGCTGCCACAACTGACACGCATCGCGCTGCCTGGCCTGTCCAACAACTGGCTGTCGTTGCTCAAGGACACCTCGCTGGTGTCGACCATCTCGCTGGTCGATCTGATGCGCCAAACCAATCTGGCAGTCAGCGTGACCAAGGAACCGATGTTCTTCTATGGCGTTGCCTGCCTGGGCTACCTGCTGTTCTCGGCGGTCTCGGGCCGGGTCTTTGCCTTCATCGAGCGGCGTAGCAGCCGTCACCTGCAAGGAGCCCGGGCATGA